A genomic segment from Verrucomicrobiia bacterium encodes:
- a CDS encoding trypsin-like peptidase domain-containing protein, producing MIFRIAPLILGGAIAGSTAWGAAAPEFAPPDASGGDVRRDATVMAVEAVLPSVVNIATRTWVDAEDPYERMVRQFFRQERQPQASYSRGSGVVIDEDGYVLTNTHVVANADDIWVQFFDTEGSESIRAERVVLSRSKDVAVLKLRPATPRKFRAVRFAANDDLLLGETVLALGNPFGLGGSVSRGILSSKSRRPAGLVPEGETLNIADWLQTDAAVNPGNSGGPLINLRGELIGLNVAVFNPSYGQGIGFAIPVRQIHEALGEMLSGESIGGYWFGGRLNGAARPLVVQSVQPGSPAAAAGLRRGDEVLRLNGRWLDSLIAFNEEISRAGDRQDIAVHIRRGPEVRTLSLRLLDERAFFNNDLLRKRLGLSVRVARGGGLVIDLVERGGPAAGARLRPGHLITAADGHPTETLVQLARQTHGKPRGEEIRLAVIIEEALGQYLRRSEGEVKVRVR from the coding sequence ATGATTTTTCGCATCGCTCCCCTGATTTTGGGAGGGGCCATCGCGGGCTCCACAGCGTGGGGCGCCGCGGCTCCGGAGTTTGCACCACCGGACGCCAGCGGGGGCGATGTGCGCCGGGATGCAACGGTGATGGCGGTCGAGGCGGTGCTGCCCAGCGTGGTGAACATCGCGACGCGCACCTGGGTGGACGCGGAGGATCCCTACGAGCGGATGGTCCGTCAGTTCTTCCGTCAGGAGCGCCAGCCCCAGGCCAGCTACAGCCGCGGCTCGGGCGTGGTCATTGATGAGGACGGCTATGTGCTGACCAACACGCATGTGGTGGCCAATGCCGACGACATCTGGGTGCAGTTCTTTGATACGGAGGGTTCCGAGTCCATCCGTGCCGAGCGCGTGGTTCTTTCCCGATCCAAGGACGTGGCGGTGCTCAAGCTCAGGCCGGCGACACCCCGAAAATTTCGGGCGGTGCGGTTCGCGGCGAATGACGATCTGTTGCTCGGTGAAACCGTGCTGGCCCTGGGGAACCCGTTCGGACTCGGTGGATCCGTCTCGCGGGGCATCCTGAGCTCCAAGTCCCGACGCCCTGCGGGCCTGGTTCCCGAGGGCGAAACGCTCAACATCGCCGACTGGCTGCAGACCGATGCGGCCGTCAATCCGGGCAACTCCGGCGGACCCCTGATCAATCTGCGCGGGGAACTCATCGGGCTGAACGTGGCGGTGTTCAATCCCAGCTACGGACAGGGGATCGGGTTCGCCATTCCGGTCCGCCAGATTCACGAGGCGCTCGGCGAGATGCTGTCGGGGGAGTCCATCGGCGGGTACTGGTTCGGAGGCCGGCTCAATGGAGCGGCGCGCCCGCTGGTGGTGCAGTCGGTCCAGCCCGGCAGCCCGGCGGCAGCGGCGGGATTGCGCCGGGGGGACGAGGTGCTGCGTCTCAACGGGCGCTGGCTCGACTCCCTGATTGCGTTCAACGAGGAGATCAGCCGGGCCGGCGACCGGCAGGACATTGCCGTGCACATCCGGCGTGGTCCGGAGGTCCGGACCTTGAGCCTGCGGCTGCTCGACGAGCGGGCGTTCTTCAACAACGACCTGCTCCGGAAACGTCTCGGCCTCTCGGTCCGCGTGGCGCGCGGCGGCGGCCTGGTGATTGACCTCGTGGAGCGGGGCGGGCCGGCCGCCGGGGCAAGGCTGCGTCCCGGCCACCTCATCACCGCGGCCGACGGACACCCCACGGAAACGCTGGTTCAACTGGCGCGTCAGACGCACGGCAAGCCCCGCGGCGAGGAGATCCGCCTGGCCGTCATCATTGAAGAGGCGTTGGGCCAGTACCTGCGACGATCCGAGGGCGAGGTGAAGGTGCGGGTCCGGTGA
- a CDS encoding ATP-binding cassette domain-containing protein: MIEVKGLTKRYPGRTAVNGISFTVTRGEVVGFLGPNGAGKSTTMRILASYLPGTSGTARVAGFDVFHQPDEVRRRIGYMPENNPLHLDMRVREYLKFRARLKGLGWRRSRGRVDTVLEQCGLAEVQQRIIGQLSKGYRQRVGLADALVHEPDLIILDEPTIGLDPHQIRAVRALIKDLAQRHTVLLSTHILSEVEVTCSRVLILNRGEIIAADTAANLERRLSLDGGVVAEVAVPAAVLQDAVRDLPDVLHAAVEPMDGPYQRLTLSPRAGVDLRPMVYELVRANDWPLRELTRRHHSLEEIFVHLTRSRKEAE; the protein is encoded by the coding sequence ATGATCGAGGTGAAGGGCCTCACCAAACGCTACCCCGGGCGCACCGCGGTGAATGGCATCTCATTCACCGTGACGCGAGGGGAGGTGGTGGGCTTCCTCGGGCCGAACGGCGCCGGCAAGTCCACAACGATGCGCATCCTCGCCTCGTACCTCCCCGGTACCAGCGGCACGGCCCGGGTTGCCGGGTTTGACGTGTTCCACCAGCCCGACGAAGTCCGCCGCCGGATCGGCTACATGCCGGAGAATAATCCGCTGCACCTCGACATGCGGGTGCGGGAGTACCTGAAGTTCCGCGCGCGCCTGAAGGGGCTCGGATGGCGCCGCAGTCGGGGTCGTGTGGACACCGTTCTGGAGCAGTGCGGGCTTGCCGAGGTGCAGCAGCGGATCATCGGGCAGCTGTCCAAGGGGTACCGCCAGCGGGTGGGTCTTGCCGACGCCCTGGTCCACGAACCGGACCTGATCATCTTGGACGAGCCGACCATCGGCCTGGATCCGCACCAGATCCGCGCCGTGCGCGCCCTCATCAAGGATCTGGCGCAACGGCACACCGTGCTGCTGTCCACGCACATTCTGAGCGAGGTCGAGGTCACCTGTTCACGGGTCCTCATTCTCAACCGCGGCGAGATCATCGCCGCCGACACCGCCGCCAACCTGGAGCGGCGCCTCAGTCTGGATGGCGGCGTGGTCGCCGAGGTGGCCGTCCCGGCGGCGGTGCTTCAGGACGCGGTGCGGGATCTGCCCGACGTCCTGCACGCGGCAGTTGAGCCCATGGACGGCCCGTACCAGCGCCTGACGCTGTCCCCGCGGGCCGGTGTGGACCTGCGTCCGATGGTGTATGAGCTGGTCCGGGCGAACGACTGGCCGCTGCGGGAGTTGACCCGGCGCCATCATTCGCTCGAGGAGATTTTCGTTCACCTCACCCGCAGCCGGAAGGAGGCGGAATGA
- a CDS encoding ABC transporter permease, producing MRVFLTLVRRELGATFKSLTGYVVIAASLWLTGLAVMDLIGWLNNRPTDAPLAELFYQSTYFWVILLVVTPVITMRTFAAERSTGTYEALMTTPVGEWEVVLAKFAGALVFYLLTWLPLLGVLLALRRVTGEVLVLDPLVTSVAFVGVTLVGSVYLALGLFASSLTRSQIIAAMTAFLMGIALWMAGIRPPAADGLRGGLGRALEQVSLVRQMEDFARGVLDSRHVVFCVTMTVLFLFLTQRVVEGRRWK from the coding sequence ATGCGCGTCTTTCTCACCCTCGTGCGGCGCGAACTCGGCGCGACCTTCAAGTCGCTGACCGGCTACGTGGTGATCGCCGCCTCCCTCTGGTTGACCGGTCTGGCGGTGATGGACCTCATCGGATGGCTCAACAACCGGCCGACCGACGCCCCGCTGGCGGAGCTGTTTTATCAAAGCACCTACTTCTGGGTCATCCTGCTGGTGGTCACGCCGGTGATCACGATGCGGACCTTTGCGGCGGAGCGGTCCACGGGGACCTATGAGGCGCTGATGACGACTCCGGTGGGCGAATGGGAGGTGGTGCTCGCGAAGTTTGCGGGCGCGCTGGTGTTCTACCTGCTGACCTGGCTGCCACTCCTGGGGGTGCTGCTGGCCCTGCGCCGGGTGACCGGGGAGGTGCTGGTGCTCGATCCCCTGGTGACGTCGGTGGCGTTCGTTGGAGTCACCCTCGTGGGGTCCGTGTATCTGGCGCTCGGGCTGTTCGCCTCGTCCCTCACCCGAAGCCAGATCATCGCCGCCATGACGGCGTTCCTCATGGGCATCGCGCTCTGGATGGCCGGGATTCGTCCGCCGGCGGCCGACGGCCTCAGGGGGGGGCTGGGTCGTGCGCTCGAGCAGGTGTCGCTGGTGCGGCAGATGGAGGATTTTGCACGGGGTGTTCTCGACTCCCGCCATGTGGTCTTTTGCGTGACGATGACCGTTCTGTTCCTGTTCCTAACCCAGCGCGTCGTTGAGGGACGCCGTTGGAAGTGA
- a CDS encoding GldG family protein yields the protein MHETDSRPSFEPGRRFRIGVSVVVAVASLLALVAMMNFVAVTRHVWRFDVRAARGTALSPLTVQLLESLTNTVKVTVIFNPADDLFTHVDGLLREYAARTPHLRVEVVDYLRNPGSAQLLKSRYKLGADAGNVVVFDGGSGRTRVVTAGQLSVYNADDTRALMAGEDREIRRSGFTGEYHFTSALAAVQEGEPVKAGYLMGHGEHPPDSQEPLMGYSRFLELLTGEKNLSVELVHLGAATNEIPADVQLLIIAGPTSPLLPGEITKLDAFLQRGGRLLALLHPYSVEKGTGLEGLLQRWGVAAPPGYAGDEQFTTYTKLDVIARNFGMHPLVLPLRRDHGALYLPLPRIVGPMPPDRLPADAPRAEVLVWTSDAGFTRSRIQGGQAGFDPARDFRGKPVPMAVAAEQGGVSGIAAGRSAARLVVIGDSTMFANESLGKPFETANNRDFASLAVSWLLDRPQSMAIGPRPIREYRLQFTEPQMRRLRWVLLGALPGGVLLLGGMVWLRRRS from the coding sequence ATGCACGAGACCGATTCCCGTCCCAGCTTTGAGCCCGGCCGCCGGTTCCGGATCGGCGTGAGCGTCGTCGTGGCGGTGGCCTCCCTGCTGGCCCTGGTGGCCATGATGAACTTCGTCGCCGTCACGCGCCACGTGTGGCGTTTCGATGTGCGCGCCGCCCGCGGCACCGCGTTGTCCCCGCTGACCGTGCAGCTGCTCGAGTCCCTGACCAACACCGTCAAGGTGACCGTGATCTTCAATCCCGCGGACGACCTCTTCACCCACGTGGACGGCCTCCTGCGCGAGTACGCCGCGCGCACCCCCCACCTGCGGGTCGAGGTCGTGGATTATCTCCGAAATCCCGGGTCGGCCCAGCTTCTGAAGAGCCGCTACAAGCTGGGGGCCGACGCGGGAAATGTCGTGGTGTTCGATGGCGGGTCCGGGCGCACCCGGGTGGTCACGGCGGGCCAGTTGTCGGTGTACAATGCCGACGACACCCGGGCATTGATGGCGGGGGAGGACCGCGAGATCCGACGCTCGGGCTTCACCGGGGAATACCACTTCACCAGTGCCCTGGCGGCCGTCCAGGAAGGGGAACCGGTGAAGGCGGGCTACCTCATGGGCCATGGCGAGCATCCGCCCGACAGCCAGGAGCCCCTGATGGGTTATTCCCGGTTTCTCGAACTGCTGACCGGCGAGAAAAATCTCAGCGTTGAGCTGGTCCACCTCGGCGCCGCCACCAACGAGATTCCGGCGGACGTCCAGCTCCTCATCATCGCCGGCCCCACCAGCCCGCTGTTGCCCGGCGAGATCACCAAGCTGGACGCCTTCCTCCAGCGCGGGGGGCGGCTGCTGGCACTGCTGCATCCGTATTCCGTGGAAAAGGGCACGGGACTCGAAGGGCTGCTGCAGCGCTGGGGCGTTGCGGCTCCGCCAGGCTATGCCGGGGACGAACAGTTCACCACCTACACCAAGCTGGACGTCATCGCCCGCAATTTTGGGATGCATCCACTGGTCCTGCCGTTGCGGCGGGACCACGGGGCGCTGTACCTGCCCCTGCCGCGCATTGTGGGTCCGATGCCCCCGGATCGGCTCCCGGCCGACGCCCCACGGGCCGAGGTGCTGGTCTGGACCAGCGATGCAGGGTTCACGCGTTCACGGATCCAGGGCGGCCAGGCGGGGTTTGATCCGGCCCGTGACTTCAGGGGCAAGCCGGTGCCGATGGCCGTGGCGGCCGAACAGGGCGGGGTTTCCGGGATCGCCGCCGGCCGCAGTGCCGCCCGGCTCGTCGTCATCGGAGACTCCACCATGTTTGCCAACGAATCCCTCGGGAAGCCGTTCGAAACTGCAAACAACCGGGACTTTGCCTCCCTGGCCGTGAGCTGGCTGCTGGATCGCCCGCAATCCATGGCCATCGGCCCCAGACCCATCCGGGAATACCGGCTCCAGTTCACGGAACCGCAAATGCGACGCCTGCGCTGGGTGCTCCTGGGAGCCCTGCCCGGCGGCGTGTTGCTGCTTGGGGGGATGGTCTGGCTCCGCCGCCGCAGCTGA
- a CDS encoding DUF4340 domain-containing protein, which produces MNARTTWILFLSAAVLGGYLYLSGSRSGHGSGVGGDGFVPVVGSEVTAVELARSNLVLRVERTASGWQMVLPVTYRAQSSSVDAFLEALEGMRPRTMIPLSRIADSGATNGLTAFGLDESALTLKLETIPGNPPVFFKLGGPAPFGNQFYCHQVGSDVLFTASDSLLASVPRTPDAWRDRSLFDLEGEAFDRVEVRGKPGFVAERSPAHDSWRLTRPLSARADSSRIETLLGSLQRLRVAGFVAESPLTDLGPLGLQPAEIELIVGRGSNDLVRLQFGRSPTNAPDYVFVRRLATTNLVLVPAEAAALLRLPVANFRDRRLLPPLDGVDALAAMTGTNQIILERRGTNWWLAGNPPQPADPDRVSQLLEQLSFIEIAEFPDDVPADLTRYGLAAPGREWSLRSGTNEVVRLAIGAEDGLDKAFVRRADEMPVYSVPLAEVLRLPNTAAQLRLLRFDPTNVVQVVVRQRGRSHAVTRGPDGAWQGVPAIPGILFDEAVNETLYRIGRMEGARYPVRDDRQLELLKFPEVNHELEIELGPGAPMRRLTLRFGGRNPLDNLFALAVCDSDEHGFLFEFPGALYLDVLRDFNVP; this is translated from the coding sequence ATGAACGCCCGCACCACCTGGATCCTGTTTCTGTCCGCCGCGGTCCTCGGCGGCTACCTGTACCTGTCCGGATCGCGCTCCGGACACGGCTCCGGCGTGGGGGGGGACGGGTTTGTGCCGGTGGTCGGTTCGGAAGTGACCGCCGTCGAACTGGCCCGGTCCAATCTTGTGCTCCGCGTCGAACGGACCGCCAGCGGCTGGCAGATGGTCCTTCCCGTGACGTATCGCGCCCAGAGTTCTTCCGTGGACGCATTCCTCGAGGCCCTTGAAGGCATGAGGCCGCGCACCATGATCCCATTGTCCCGGATCGCGGACAGCGGCGCCACCAATGGTCTCACGGCGTTTGGCCTCGATGAAAGCGCCCTCACCCTGAAGCTGGAGACGATCCCCGGGAACCCTCCCGTCTTTTTCAAGCTGGGTGGTCCAGCCCCGTTCGGCAACCAGTTCTACTGTCACCAGGTCGGATCCGACGTCCTGTTCACCGCGAGCGACTCCCTGCTCGCGTCCGTCCCGCGCACGCCCGACGCCTGGCGAGACCGCTCCCTGTTCGACCTGGAGGGGGAGGCATTCGATCGGGTCGAGGTGCGTGGCAAACCGGGCTTCGTCGCCGAGCGGAGCCCGGCGCATGACTCCTGGCGGCTGACCCGCCCCCTTTCGGCCCGCGCGGACTCGTCGCGGATCGAGACCTTGCTGGGCTCCCTCCAGAGGCTTCGCGTGGCGGGATTCGTCGCGGAATCCCCGCTGACCGACCTCGGACCGCTGGGGCTACAGCCCGCCGAGATCGAACTCATCGTCGGACGCGGCAGCAACGATCTCGTCCGGCTCCAGTTCGGCCGGTCACCCACCAACGCCCCGGACTATGTATTCGTCCGGCGCCTGGCCACCACCAACCTCGTCCTCGTGCCCGCCGAGGCCGCGGCGTTGCTCCGCCTGCCCGTCGCCAACTTCAGGGACCGGAGGCTCCTGCCACCGCTGGACGGGGTGGATGCCCTTGCTGCGATGACCGGGACCAATCAAATCATCCTGGAACGGCGGGGAACCAACTGGTGGCTGGCTGGCAATCCCCCGCAACCCGCGGATCCCGACCGGGTGTCCCAGCTTCTGGAGCAGCTGTCCTTCATCGAGATCGCCGAATTCCCCGATGACGTGCCGGCCGACCTCACCCGGTATGGACTCGCCGCTCCCGGCCGTGAGTGGAGCCTCCGTTCCGGCACCAATGAAGTGGTCCGCCTGGCCATTGGGGCCGAGGACGGCCTCGACAAGGCGTTTGTGCGCCGGGCCGACGAGATGCCGGTGTACTCGGTGCCGCTGGCCGAGGTGCTGCGGCTGCCCAACACGGCCGCACAGCTTCGCCTCCTGCGCTTCGATCCCACCAACGTCGTCCAGGTGGTTGTCCGCCAGCGGGGGCGCAGCCATGCGGTCACCCGGGGACCAGACGGTGCCTGGCAGGGCGTGCCGGCCATTCCGGGCATCCTGTTTGACGAGGCGGTCAACGAGACCCTGTACCGCATCGGCCGGATGGAGGGTGCGCGCTACCCGGTGCGCGACGACCGTCAGCTCGAACTGCTCAAGTTTCCCGAGGTGAACCATGAACTGGAGATCGAGCTTGGTCCCGGCGCTCCGATGCGTCGGCTGACCCTGCGATTTGGCGGACGGAATCCCCTCGACAACCTCTTCGCGCTTGCCGTGTGTGACTCGGACGAGCACGGCTTCCTCTTCGAGTTCCCCGGAGCCCTGTACCTCGACGTGCTCCGTGACTTCAACGTCCCGTGA
- a CDS encoding Gfo/Idh/MocA family oxidoreductase encodes MNRKLNIAIVGLGFGAEFIPIYQRHPHAHLYAICQRSREKLDQIGKAFGVERRFSSFEELLRDPAVDAVHINSPIHLHAAQAIAALRAGKHVACTVPACTTVEEAREIARASRENGRRYMMMETVVWSREYLYVRELRDTGRLGRIQFVRGSHLQNMAGWPGYWEGLPPMHYATHCVSPCLGIVNGEAEFVSCLGSGRISEARIAKYGSPFAFETAHFKVRNQDVAGEVTRYLFDAARQYQESFDCYGSLTSFEWQLVEHDDPVLHLGGEKVEKVKIPDYAHLLPEGIRDFTTRCVYDMAENAHLSFIQGSGHGGSHPHLAHEFVMSLVENRPSFPDLHQSLNWTLVGILAHESAMRGGEKIHVPNFRGV; translated from the coding sequence ATGAACCGCAAACTCAACATCGCCATTGTGGGCCTCGGTTTCGGGGCCGAGTTCATCCCCATTTACCAGCGGCATCCGCACGCACACCTGTATGCCATCTGCCAGCGCTCCAGGGAGAAGCTGGACCAGATCGGCAAGGCGTTCGGAGTGGAACGGCGCTTTTCCAGTTTCGAGGAATTGCTGCGAGATCCCGCAGTGGACGCGGTCCACATCAATTCCCCGATCCACCTGCACGCCGCGCAGGCCATCGCCGCCCTGCGTGCCGGCAAGCACGTGGCCTGCACGGTGCCGGCCTGTACCACGGTGGAGGAGGCCCGGGAGATCGCGCGGGCAAGCCGGGAAAACGGGCGCCGGTACATGATGATGGAAACCGTCGTTTGGAGCCGGGAGTATCTTTACGTGAGGGAGCTTCGGGACACCGGCCGGCTGGGGCGCATCCAGTTTGTGCGCGGCAGTCACCTGCAGAACATGGCCGGATGGCCGGGGTACTGGGAGGGCCTGCCCCCGATGCACTACGCAACCCACTGCGTGTCGCCCTGCCTGGGCATCGTCAACGGCGAGGCGGAGTTCGTGTCCTGTCTCGGTTCCGGACGCATCTCCGAGGCGCGCATCGCCAAATATGGCTCACCCTTCGCCTTCGAGACGGCGCACTTCAAGGTGCGCAACCAGGATGTCGCCGGCGAGGTCACCCGGTACCTGTTCGACGCCGCGCGTCAGTACCAGGAGAGCTTCGACTGCTATGGATCTCTCACCTCATTTGAATGGCAGCTCGTCGAGCACGATGACCCCGTGCTCCACTTGGGGGGGGAGAAGGTGGAAAAGGTCAAGATCCCCGACTATGCCCACCTGCTGCCCGAGGGCATCCGGGACTTCACCACCCGGTGCGTCTATGACATGGCGGAGAATGCCCACCTGAGCTTCATCCAGGGCAGCGGTCATGGCGGCAGCCATCCCCATCTGGCCCATGAGTTCGTCATGAGCCTTGTGGAGAACCGTCCGAGCTTCCCCGACCTGCACCAGTCGCTCAATTGGACCCTGGTGGGCATTCTCGCCCACGAGTCGGCGATGCGCGGTGGAGAGAAAATCCACGTGCCCAATTTCCGAGGGGTTTGA